A window of Oncorhynchus tshawytscha isolate Ot180627B linkage group LG10, Otsh_v2.0, whole genome shotgun sequence contains these coding sequences:
- the LOC112260586 gene encoding forkhead box protein Q1, protein MKLEVFCGNHHNEVKSLQELCSDAEGSVRSPLSGEEELGSDGDCVSHSPPPVTPGVDGIGIGKPYIRRPKPPYSYIALIAMAIRDSTSGRLTLAEINDYLMKKFPFFRGSYTGWRNSVRHNLSLNDCFLKVLRDPSRPWGKDNYWMLNPHSEYTFADGVFRRRRKRINKKTGKEQNVSDHAADENAQVTITSTPPATKTGPSSAKFSSSFAIDSILSKPFKRQEWAEDSPTVAALPWPGYTQMMPHIMRGSPVALPHHAQSMFHVDSYAAHVLRAYGGGFYSERDNRKDSYPAEYYSKA, encoded by the coding sequence ATGAAACTTGAAGTATTCTGTGGAAACCACCACAACGAGGTGAAATCTTTGCAGGAGCTGTGCAGCGATGCCGAGGGCAGCGTCCGCTCGCCTCTCTCCGGTGAGGAAGAGTTGGGTTCGGATGGGGACTGCGTGTCGCACAGCCCGCCACCTGTCACACCCGGCGTAGACGGCATAGGCATTGGCAAACCGTACATACGGAGACCAAAACCTCCGTACTCTTACATCGCACTGATTGCCATGGCTATCCGTGACTCAACATCTGGTCGTCTGACTCTGGCAGAGATCAATGACTATCTGATGAAAAAGTTTCCATTTTTCCGGGGCAGCTACACTGGTTGGAGAAATTCGGTGCGCCACAACTTGTCACTTAACGACTGTTTTCTAAAGGTCCTCCGGGACCCGTCCAGACCCTGGGGAAAAGACAACTACTGGATGCTGAATCCTCACAGCGAGTACACCTTCGCTGACGGAGTGTTCCGACGCAGGAGAAAGCGCATCAATAAAAAGACAGGCAAAGAGCAAAACGTCTCCGACCATGCTGCCGACGAGAACGCGCAAGTCACCATCACATCCACACCCCCAGCCACTAAAACCGGACCCAGCAGTGCCAAGTTCTCCAGTTCCTTCGCTATAGACAGTATCCTCAGCAAACCGTTCAAGAGACAGGAGTGGGCAGAGGATTCTCCCACCGTTGCTGCATTACCGTGGCCCGGTTACACTCAGATGATGCCACACATTATGAGAGGTTCACCTGTCGCCTTGCCACATCACGCCCAGTCGATGTTCCATGTGGATTCATACGCTGCGCATGTGCTGAGGGCATACGGTGGTGGATTTTATTCAGAGAGGGACAATCGCAAAGACAGTTACCCCGCAGAATATTATTCAAAGGCATAA